In a single window of the Acyrthosiphon pisum isolate AL4f chromosome X, pea_aphid_22Mar2018_4r6ur, whole genome shotgun sequence genome:
- the LOC100573900 gene encoding uncharacterized protein LOC100573900 isoform X1, producing MKAGGGTLVRLTLSGGALVASIAAACCFLAVWSYWYYELDADCVQARDCKCLLFGTSFAGGGFVGGDLFACQYVAYSLMASAGLAAYTSVYYGCRLLLCAGHGRGRHQHHRPVRPVAESRPEDGTSPQIQINGLTICLAIILAVMALNMFIASIVLSNGYISTCLQYVHRVKSYLMVSGNMVELITNRMSCGTIYDFMDYLQPPSRQVTYELIHRHKTNPRDSVINTSALLIISIVLSWLNTFIWIVFTFCTYYFR from the exons ATGAAAGCCGGCGGCGGAACGCTGGTCCGGTTGACGCTGAGCGGCGGAGCGTTGGTCGCGTCCATCGCGGCGGCGTGCTGTTTCCTGGCCGTGTGGTCGTACTGGTACTACGAGCTGGACGCCGACTGCGTGCAGGCTCGCGACTGCAAGTGCCTGCTGTTCGGCACGAGCTTCGCGGGCGGCGGTTTCGTGGGTGGCGACCTGTTCGCGTGCCAGTACGTCGCGTACTCGCTAATGGCGTCCGCCGGGCTCGCGGCCTACACAAGCGTATACTACGGATGCAGGTTGCTGCTGTGCGCGGGCCACGGCCGCGGCCGACACCAGCACCACCGGCCAGTCAGGCCAGTGGCCGAGTCCAGACCCGAGGACGGCACCag TCCACAGATACAGATAAATGGCTTAACGATTTGTCTTGCAATTATTCTCGCTGTCATGGcgttaaatatgtttattgcaTCGATCGTACTGAGTAACGGATATATATCGACCTGTCTGCAGTACGTGCATCGAGTGAAAAGTTATTTGAtg GTTTCCGGAAACATGGTAGAATTGATAACAAATCGTATGTCTTGTGGGACCATTTACGATTTCATGGACTACTTACAACCGCCATCGCGACAGGTGACATATGAACTGATCCATCGACACAAGACCAATCCACGCGATTCTGTGATTAATACATCGGCacttttaattatatctattgtACTGTCGTGGTTGAACACATTTATATGGATTGTATTTACGTTTTGTACTTATTATTTCAGATGA
- the LOC100573900 gene encoding uncharacterized protein LOC100573900 isoform X2, with translation MKAGGGTLVRLTLSGGALVASIAAACCFLAVWSYWYYELDADCVQARDCKCLLFGTSFAGGGFVGGDLFACQYVAYSLMASAGLAAYTSVYYGCRLLLCAGHGRGRHQHHRPVRPVAESRPEDGTRLGPTAVRLSRKIIEARDSIEEIIRFPGKIIILTLTIGHGLHAVTPL, from the exons ATGAAAGCCGGCGGCGGAACGCTGGTCCGGTTGACGCTGAGCGGCGGAGCGTTGGTCGCGTCCATCGCGGCGGCGTGCTGTTTCCTGGCCGTGTGGTCGTACTGGTACTACGAGCTGGACGCCGACTGCGTGCAGGCTCGCGACTGCAAGTGCCTGCTGTTCGGCACGAGCTTCGCGGGCGGCGGTTTCGTGGGTGGCGACCTGTTCGCGTGCCAGTACGTCGCGTACTCGCTAATGGCGTCCGCCGGGCTCGCGGCCTACACAAGCGTATACTACGGATGCAGGTTGCTGCTGTGCGCGGGCCACGGCCGCGGCCGACACCAGCACCACCGGCCAGTCAGGCCAGTGGCCGAGTCCAGACCCGAGGACGGCACCag aCTTGGACCGACCGCAGTACGCTTGAGTCGAAAAATAATAGAAGCGCGAGACTCAATCGAAGAAATAATTAGATTTCCagggaaaataattattttaacacttaCTATCGGCCACGGCCTTCACGCAGTCACGCCCCTCTGA
- the LOC100166302 gene encoding tubulin polyglutamylase TTLL4: MNIRQSPVHCQRNILPTVLPKYLISINSMRNIGCSSLTANNQLNNNSNLKNKDLTNIPNQKTLVYHERLYTLMPIKSKETFKSMKNIEDTPKVNESLLITKEDKTIPIPELILNSEKSKSKLSDKNNITLTHKTKRRTDNTNNTSMFPANSLKTHMDFTSENAQKILQSQIVKTLNKSIQQDFMTDEQNNLVFDNLFSGTQKQTDYFEYHSALRPSLFSNMPPYIRFSSHNIKGDTFPLPLQKLLKWKLSSITPIVVRQTIQNSGFKLVKKSNDWVGTWGKHMKSLCFKTLWQQQKLNHFPGTFQIGRKDRLWKNLNRLMMKYGNEHFGFIPTSYILPQEANILRQIWEKNDEDKWIVKPPASARGTGIRVISKWDQIPKKIPLVVQRYIDNPYLINDTKFDLRLYILITSINPLRIYLYDNGLVRFASVKYSSDLTSISDRYMHLTNYSINRLSSQFTENEDADACQGHKWSLRSLWSYMEKERKIDVKKMWASLEDLVVKTLISGESPISQMCRSNLSNRYNAYELFGIDVLFDEYLKPWILEVNISPSLHSSSPLDLAVKGPLVKDLMNMVGYHIPNKMSRSTHSTLIKMLGVKSPLCYDKRLYTFTLSAREKEKQEYYTNVESRIEYIDSILNDLLPDDIRHLIVYEDELTQIGSFQKVFPTTTSFKYHQYFDGSRYYNMLFDAWECKYNNNRGEGIAVLEKLCQLKFHLEVPDVDEEQSKVTY, encoded by the exons atgaacataagaCAATCTCCTGTTCATTGCCAGCGTAAT ATATTACCAACAGTTCTTCCTAAGTATCTTATTTCTATAAACTCTATGAGGAACATAGGATGCTCATCTTTAACCGCAAATaatcaattgaataataattcaaatctaAAGAATAAAGATCTCACAAACATTCCAAATCAGAAAACGCTTGTCTACCATGAACGGTTATATACACTTATGCCTATAAAATCAAAAGAAACATttaaatcaatgaaaaatattgaagacaCTCCTAAGGTGAATGAATCATTACTGATTACTAAGGAAGACAAAACAATTCCAATTCCagaattaatacttaatagtgaaaaatcaaaatcaaaattatctgacaaaaataatataacattaactcATAAAACTAAAAGGAGAActgataatacaaataacacaTCTATGTTTCCTGCTaa ttcaTTAAAAACACACATGGACTTCACATCTGAAA ATGCTCAAAAAATCTTACAATCTCAAATAGTGAAAACTCTTAACAAGAGTATACAACAAGATTTTATGACTGATGAACAAAATAACTTAgtatttgacaatttattttcag GTACTCAAAAACAAACAGATTATTTTGAATACCATTCAGCCCTAAGacctagtttattttctaatatgcCACCATACATAAGATTTTCTTCACACAATATTaaag gcGATACATTTCCATTACCTTtgcaaaagttattaaaatggaAACTAAGTTCCATAACACCAATTGTTGTACGCCAAACTATCCAAAATAGTGGTTTTAAACTAGTGAAAA aatctaATGATTGGGTTGGAACTTGGGGTAAACATATGAAATCATTATGTTTCAAAACACTTTGGCAACAGCAAAAACTTAACCATTTTCCGGGTACTTTTCAAATTGGTCGCAAAGATAGGTTGTGGAAAAACTTGAATAGATTAATGATGAAATATGGTAATGAACATTTTGGATTTATACCCACATCATATATATTACCTCAAGAAGCTAACATTTTACGACAAATTTGGGAGAAAAATGATGAAGACAAATGGATTGTTAAACCa CCAGCATCTGCTAGAGGAACTGGAATTCGTGTTATATCAAAATGGGATCAAATACCAAAGAAAATACCTTTAGTTGTTCAAAGGTACATAGATAATccatatttaatcaatgatacCAAATTTGATTTAAGACTTTACATACTCATCACTTCAATCAATCCACTTCGTATATATCTTTATGATAATGGTCTTGTTCGATTTGCttcag ttaagTATTCATCTGATCTTACCTCTATATCTGATCGATATATGCATTTGACAAACTACAGTATTAACAGACTTAGTAGTCAGTTTACTGAAAATGAAGATGCGGATGCATGTCAAGGTCATAAatg GTCATTACGGTCATTATGGTCGTATATGGAAAAAGAACGCAAGATCGacgtaaaaaaaatgtgggcAAGCTTAGAAGATCTAGTTGTAAAAACCCTAATTAGTGGTGAATCACCTATAAGTCAAATGTGTAGATCAAATCTGAGCAATAGATATAACGCATACGAGTTATTTGGAATAGATGTCTTGTTTGATGAATATCTTAAACCTTGGATATTAGAG GTCAATATATCTCCTTCATTACATTCATCTTCACCGCTTGACTTGGCTGTCAAAGGACCATTAGTCAAAGACCTAATGAATATGGTTGGTTATCATATCCCTAACAAAATGTCTCGTAGTACACAT aGTACTTTAATCAAAATGTTAGGAGTCAAATCACCACTATGTTATGATAAAAGATTATATACATTCACTTTATCTGCTagagaaaaagaaaaacaagaatattatacaaatgttgaATCCAGAATAGAA tatattgatagcatattaaatgATCTATTACCAGATGATATTCGGCATCTTATTGTATATGAAGATGAACTTACACAAATTGGCTC atttcaaaaagtatttccaACCACCACATCTTTTAAATATCATCAATACTTTGATGGCTCCAGATATTACAATATGCTTTTTGATGCATGGGaatgcaaatataataacaacagagGAGAag gtaTTGCTGTGCTAGAAAAGTTATGTCAATTAAAATTTCACTTGGAAGTGCCTGACGTTGACGAAGAACAATCAAaagtaacatattaa
- the LOC100574067 gene encoding uncharacterized protein LOC100574067, whose product MNNKSYSILIKDIVNNSEDDGTVPEKFFCLVCNVHMNRIYRFRPLLYHYIHQQHKSFSSDEIEEWWSLMDQLQTLRINLYQVKDHSSEILLKLNPYLILDTDPTLDNLNYLNTLSGSPYPLETVPENYFCPSCNVHMNIIKISQPLDTHQQHNVFSSDGIKEQWYLIDRLQTFCTNLYQTMDHSSERLLKSSPYPILNTDPTLDNLNYSNASSRPLTLLGIKKKDYITQSITYEIEQNDRRNDIFQHNSN is encoded by the exons ATGAACAATAAATCAtactcaatattaattaaagatattgtaaataattctgAAGATGACGGAACAGTACCAGAAAAATTTTTTTGCCTAGTTTGCAATGTACATATGAATAGAATATATAGATTTCGACCACTATTATACCACTATATTCACCAACaacataaatcattttcatCAGATGAGATTGAAGAATGGTGGAGTCTTATGGATCAATTACAAACTCTTCGTATCAACTTATATCAAGTAAAGGATCATAGTTCAGAAATACTGCTAAAATTAAATCCTTATCTGATTTTGGATACTGATCCTACATTGGATAATTTAAACTACTTAAATACATTATCAGGATCTCCTTATCCATTAG AAACCGTAccggaaaattatttttgcccCTCATGCAATgtacatatgaatataataaaaatatctcaaCCACTTGATACCCACCAACAACATAATGTATTTTCATCAGATGGGATTAAAGAACAGTGGTATCTTATAGATCGTTTACAAACTTTCTGTACCAACTTATATCAAACAATGGATCATAGTTCAGAAAGACTTCTGAAATCAAGTCCCTATCCAATTTTGAATACTGATCCTACATTGGACAATTTAAACTACTCAAATGCATCGTCCAGACCTCTTACTTTATTAG gAATTAAAAAGAAAGATTATATAACACAATCTATAACATATGAAATAGAACAGAATGATAGACGCaatgatatttttcaacataatagTAATTAA